One segment of Phaeacidiphilus oryzae TH49 DNA contains the following:
- a CDS encoding metal-dependent hydrolase, producing MLPSPNDHTDTDNLQLQPRDVRFDWSDLPIHWVPGEPQVTHSLNVLHILLPEGERWFCRTFTEALPLISDERVRERVLGFIGQEAMHAKLHQEVQDLLRERGLDAGAYVRQAEYLFRRVLSPREGLTPQQRKEEILEAVALIAAIEHVTAFLGDWILNTPQLDRAGAHPAMLDLLRWHGAEEVEHRSVAFDLLKHLDPGRARQLRAAVLAGPIVLWLLIRGTRCLMAVDPALRGGPAGRASWRAYQRAARRGLLPGMGHFVKSYLRYAKPGYHPTQEGSTEQAVAYLASSPAARAADALAAPAVPADPAAPAEQH from the coding sequence ATGCTCCCCAGCCCGAACGACCACACCGATACGGACAACCTCCAACTCCAGCCCAGGGACGTCCGGTTCGACTGGTCCGACCTGCCCATCCACTGGGTCCCCGGCGAGCCGCAGGTCACCCACTCGCTCAACGTGCTGCACATCCTGCTGCCGGAGGGCGAGCGCTGGTTCTGCCGGACCTTCACCGAGGCGCTGCCGCTGATCAGCGACGAGCGGGTGCGCGAGCGGGTGCTCGGCTTCATCGGCCAGGAGGCCATGCACGCCAAGCTCCACCAGGAGGTCCAGGACCTGCTGCGGGAGCGCGGTCTTGACGCCGGCGCGTACGTCCGGCAGGCCGAGTACCTCTTCCGCCGGGTGCTCAGCCCCCGCGAGGGGCTCACCCCGCAGCAGCGCAAGGAGGAGATCCTGGAGGCGGTCGCGCTGATCGCGGCCATCGAGCACGTCACCGCCTTCCTCGGCGACTGGATCCTCAACACCCCTCAGCTGGACCGGGCCGGCGCCCACCCCGCCATGCTCGACCTGCTGCGCTGGCACGGCGCCGAGGAGGTCGAGCACCGCAGCGTCGCCTTCGACCTCCTCAAGCACCTCGACCCGGGCCGGGCCCGCCAGCTGCGGGCGGCCGTGCTGGCCGGACCGATCGTGCTCTGGCTGCTGATCCGCGGCACCCGCTGCCTGATGGCGGTGGACCCCGCGCTGCGCGGCGGTCCGGCGGGCCGGGCCAGCTGGCGGGCGTACCAGCGGGCGGCCAGGCGCGGGCTGCTGCCCGGCATGGGGCATTTCGTCAAGTCCTACCTGCGGTACGCCAAGCCGGGCTACCACCCCACCCAGGAGGGCTCCACCGAGCAGGCCGTCGCGTACCTCGCGAGCTCGCCCGCCGCCCGCGCGGCCGACGCGCTGGCCGCTCCGGCCGTCCCGGCCGACCCGGCCGCCCCCGCCGAGCAGCACTGA
- a CDS encoding SpoIIE family protein phosphatase has protein sequence MVTARAAATFEPVGRSVAAARGFVRDTLQGWGFSDVVDDAVVLASELVTNAVVHAGTNAEVTCLRYPDAVRIEVADRYPERELPMMAVGGPPVPQAAGAAAGAGMEALHAGGPGPTAGGAPGIGGFAGIAEEAHPAAYLPADREGGRGLLLCAALAEKWGVEYTPTHKRVWFHLGLPLRVAGTRLAGPVVPDSELPAGAEGPVLVAVVQADADGVVRRWNADAESLFATEADKALGHPFADFAAWPQTPGTGLGLAEALRLSRWEGNYGMRCGDGRVIPVYGTHLRVRDASGIPTTVCLLVREAERAVLQSPMRPPGGVEGVPAQRGDSQGRRGPTDHFDQFLGSPAPDDLDGLLQRTVERARDMLDGDAAYLLLATDDETELEVRASAGLPSGRQRFARVPVDAGLGRYSSARMPSVHDDLTAQPAAVPLLAGTGMRSVVTVPLKVEGRLTGSLGVAAQSPGRYTNDDALRLQFAADRIALAVESARLTELEKLRRGSLSYLVEASDLLAGTLDRDQTLALMAQMTVPTLAGWCAVYTMPSGADSAGPPELAFVLHEDEDRIDGLRALLEAIPAPEPVPTPGARTWKEPAEAAHATALRASLRSLGLGESAQPAGGPGTALATAAAVGGEAVVLPLVARNRVIGMLTLGKAADEKFRREILELAEDLSRRAALALDNARLYSERTAISRSLQRSLLPPELPSIPGLEFEVVYQAAGEGNEVGGDFYDVFPIREGTYGFAIGDVCGTGPEAAAVTGLARHSLRLLAREGLSGPEVLQRLNSAILDEGSRSRFLTLLYGELTPREDGSVQLRTVCAGHPLPLRLRPSGEVAPYAEPQPLLGVLDDLELSEEVRELAPGDVLLCVTDGVTERREGARMLGDDGLAEVLAQCTGLTAGAVAARVQRAVERFAPEPPSDDMAILSLRVPETQG, from the coding sequence GTGGTCACCGCGCGGGCAGCCGCCACCTTCGAGCCGGTGGGCCGGTCTGTCGCCGCCGCTCGCGGCTTCGTCCGGGACACCCTTCAGGGCTGGGGGTTCTCCGACGTCGTCGACGACGCCGTGGTGCTGGCCAGCGAACTCGTCACCAACGCGGTGGTGCACGCCGGCACCAACGCGGAGGTGACCTGCCTGCGGTACCCCGACGCGGTCCGGATCGAGGTGGCCGACCGGTATCCGGAGCGCGAGCTTCCGATGATGGCGGTGGGCGGCCCGCCGGTCCCGCAGGCGGCCGGCGCCGCGGCCGGGGCGGGCATGGAGGCCCTCCACGCCGGCGGCCCGGGCCCGACGGCCGGCGGTGCCCCTGGCATCGGCGGCTTCGCCGGGATCGCCGAGGAGGCGCACCCGGCCGCATACCTCCCCGCGGACCGCGAGGGCGGCCGCGGGCTGCTGCTCTGCGCCGCCCTGGCCGAGAAGTGGGGGGTGGAGTACACCCCGACGCACAAGCGGGTCTGGTTCCACCTCGGGCTGCCGCTGCGGGTGGCCGGCACCCGGCTGGCCGGGCCGGTCGTGCCGGACTCCGAGCTCCCGGCGGGCGCCGAGGGCCCGGTGCTGGTCGCGGTGGTGCAGGCGGACGCGGACGGCGTGGTCCGGCGCTGGAACGCGGACGCCGAGAGCCTCTTCGCCACCGAGGCGGACAAGGCGCTCGGCCACCCCTTCGCCGACTTCGCCGCCTGGCCGCAGACGCCGGGCACCGGCCTCGGCCTGGCGGAGGCGCTGCGGCTGTCCCGCTGGGAGGGCAACTACGGGATGCGCTGCGGCGACGGCCGGGTCATCCCGGTCTACGGCACGCATCTGCGTGTACGGGACGCCTCCGGCATCCCCACCACCGTCTGCCTGCTGGTCCGCGAGGCCGAGCGGGCCGTGCTGCAGTCGCCGATGCGCCCGCCGGGCGGCGTCGAGGGGGTCCCGGCGCAGCGCGGGGACTCCCAGGGCCGGCGCGGCCCCACCGACCACTTCGACCAGTTCCTCGGCTCCCCCGCCCCGGACGACCTGGACGGGCTGCTGCAGCGCACGGTCGAGCGCGCCCGGGACATGCTCGACGGCGACGCCGCCTACCTGCTGCTGGCCACCGACGACGAGACCGAGCTCGAGGTGCGGGCCAGCGCCGGGCTGCCCTCCGGCCGCCAGCGCTTCGCCCGGGTGCCGGTGGACGCCGGCCTCGGCCGCTACAGCTCGGCCCGGATGCCGTCCGTCCACGACGACCTGACCGCCCAGCCGGCCGCCGTGCCGCTGCTGGCCGGGACCGGGATGCGCTCGGTGGTGACCGTCCCGCTCAAGGTGGAGGGCCGGCTGACCGGCTCGCTCGGGGTGGCCGCGCAGTCCCCCGGCCGGTACACCAACGACGACGCGCTGCGGCTGCAGTTCGCCGCCGACCGGATCGCGCTGGCGGTGGAGTCGGCCCGGCTGACCGAGCTGGAGAAGCTCCGCCGCGGCTCGCTCTCCTACCTGGTGGAGGCCTCCGACCTGCTGGCCGGCACCCTCGACCGGGACCAGACGCTGGCCCTGATGGCGCAGATGACCGTGCCCACCCTGGCCGGCTGGTGCGCCGTCTACACGATGCCCTCGGGCGCCGATTCGGCCGGCCCGCCGGAGCTGGCCTTCGTCCTCCACGAGGACGAGGACCGGATCGACGGGCTGCGGGCGCTGCTGGAGGCCATCCCGGCGCCCGAACCGGTGCCCACGCCCGGCGCGCGCACCTGGAAGGAGCCCGCGGAGGCGGCGCACGCGACCGCACTGCGCGCCTCCCTGCGCTCCCTCGGCCTCGGCGAGAGCGCCCAGCCGGCCGGCGGCCCCGGCACCGCGCTGGCCACCGCGGCCGCGGTCGGGGGCGAGGCGGTGGTCCTCCCGCTGGTCGCCCGCAACCGGGTGATCGGCATGCTCACCCTCGGCAAGGCGGCGGACGAGAAGTTCCGCCGGGAGATCCTGGAGCTGGCCGAGGACCTCTCCCGCCGGGCCGCGCTTGCCCTGGACAACGCCCGGCTCTACTCCGAGCGCACCGCCATCAGCCGCTCCCTCCAGCGCTCGCTGCTGCCCCCGGAGCTGCCCAGCATCCCGGGCCTCGAGTTCGAGGTGGTCTACCAGGCGGCGGGCGAGGGCAACGAGGTCGGCGGCGACTTCTACGACGTCTTCCCGATCCGCGAGGGCACCTACGGCTTCGCCATCGGCGACGTCTGCGGCACCGGACCGGAGGCCGCCGCGGTGACCGGTCTGGCCCGGCACTCGCTGCGGCTGCTGGCCCGCGAGGGCCTCTCCGGCCCGGAGGTCCTGCAGCGGCTCAACTCGGCCATCCTGGACGAGGGTTCGCGCTCCCGCTTCCTCACCCTGCTCTACGGGGAGCTCACCCCGCGCGAGGACGGCTCGGTGCAGCTGCGCACGGTCTGCGCCGGCCACCCGCTGCCGCTGCGCCTCCGCCCGAGCGGCGAGGTCGCCCCGTACGCCGAGCCGCAGCCGCTGCTCGGCGTGCTGGACGACCTCGAACTCTCGGAGGAGGTGCGCGAGTTGGCCCCTGGCGACGTACTGCTCTGCGTCACCGACGGGGTCACCGAGCGGCGCGAGGGGGCGCGGATGCTGGGCGACGACGGTCTGGCCGAGGTGCTGGCGCAGTGCACCGGGCTCACCGCGGGGGCGGTCGCGGCCCGCGTGCAGCGCGCGGTGGAGCGCTTCGCGCCGGAGCCGCCCTCGGACGACATGGCGATCCTCAGCCTGCGGGTGCCGGAGACGCAGGGGTGA
- a CDS encoding response regulator: MQKAKILLVDDRPENLLALEAILSALDQTLVRASSGEEALKALLTDEFAVILLDVQMPGMDGFETAAHIKRRERTRDIPIIFLTAINHGPHHTFRGYAAGAVDYISKPFDPWVLRAKVSVFVELYMKNCQLKEQAALLRLQLENSPGGVANGNGGGRPAESGAAAATAAARRGSGLLAELSARLAAVEEQAEALTKQLDGTADGAAVATASHLERKLSGLRRALDALEPGASSAALPED; this comes from the coding sequence GTGCAGAAGGCCAAGATTCTCCTGGTTGACGACCGTCCGGAGAACCTGCTGGCTCTGGAGGCAATCCTCTCCGCGCTGGATCAGACGCTGGTCCGCGCGTCCTCGGGGGAGGAGGCGCTGAAGGCGCTGCTCACCGACGAGTTCGCGGTGATCCTGCTGGACGTCCAGATGCCGGGCATGGACGGCTTCGAGACCGCCGCGCACATCAAGCGGCGGGAGCGGACGCGGGACATCCCGATCATCTTCCTGACGGCGATCAACCATGGCCCGCACCACACCTTCCGCGGGTACGCGGCCGGAGCGGTCGACTACATCTCCAAGCCGTTCGACCCATGGGTGCTGCGGGCCAAGGTGTCCGTCTTCGTCGAGCTGTACATGAAGAACTGCCAGCTCAAGGAGCAGGCGGCGCTGCTGCGGCTGCAGCTGGAGAACAGCCCCGGCGGGGTGGCGAACGGGAACGGCGGCGGCCGGCCCGCCGAGAGCGGGGCGGCTGCGGCGACCGCGGCCGCGCGCCGCGGAAGCGGACTGCTGGCGGAGCTGTCCGCGCGGCTGGCGGCGGTCGAGGAGCAGGCCGAGGCGCTGACCAAGCAGCTGGACGGGACGGCGGACGGCGCTGCGGTGGCGACCGCCTCGCATCTGGAGCGGAAGCTGT
- a CDS encoding HAMP domain-containing protein: protein MRDGNFRRRLTVPGDSTLAEIAAVFNEVAERNQHLSGELARVRRVVGREGRLSERMDIGAGEGAWASGVENCNALIDDLARPMAEVGRVLGSVAEGDLEQRMELRAVGADGENHPLRGEYLRIGRTVNGLVDSLSEFTDEVTRVAIEVGTEGKLGGQARVRNMSGSWKDLTESVNMMASRLTDQVRDIAHVTTAVANGDLSRKVTVHVSGEMAELKNTVNTMVDQLSSFASEVTRVAREVGTDGILGGQATVPGVAGTWKDLTDSVNLMASNLTDQVRDIAHVTTAVANGDLSQKITVNARGEVARLATTVDGMTETLRVFAGEVTRVATEIGAEGRLGGQARVPGAAGVWKDLTDSVNTAFRDLTAQVRDIAMVTTAVANGDLSQQVTVDVAGEMLELKNTVNTMVDSLSGFGDEVTRVAREIGVEGRLGGQAQVPGVAGTWKDLTDAVNTAFADLTGQVRDIARVTTAVANGDLSQQVTVDVAGEMLELKNTVNRMVGQLSDFADQVTGVARDVGTEGRLGGQAQVSGVAGVWRDLTDSVNFMAANLTDQVRNIAQVTTAVANGDLSQKIDVDARGEILELKNTVNTMVDQLSAFADQVTRVAREVGTDGMLGGQAAVPGVAGVWKDLTDNVNSMAGNLTDQVRNIAQVATAVARGDLSQKIQVDARGEILELKDTLNTMVDQLSSFADEVTRVAIEVGTDGILGGQAQVPGVAGTWKDLTESVNTMANNLTSQVRNIAQVTTAVANGDLSQKIDVDARGEILELKNTLNTMVDQLSVFADEVTRVAREVGTDGILGGQARVKGVSGTWKDLTENVNLMANNLTNQVRNIAAVSTAVANGDLSKKITIEAKGEVAALADTLNTMVDQLSAWADEVTRVAREVGTDGTLGGQARVAGVGGIWKDLTENVNQMANNLTNQVRNIAQVTTAVAKGDLSKKIDVDARGEILELKTTVNTMVDQLSAFADEVTRVAREVGTDGRLGGQARVPGVAGTWQDLTESVNELAGNLTRQVRAIAQVATAVTRGDLSLRIDVEASGELDELKENINQMIANLRETTRTNQEQDWLKTNLARISGLMQGRRDLEAVAALIMSELTPVVSAQHGAFFLAQPANRASELVPDGGGDDGEDVVLRLIGSYGYQRRAMPTTFRPGESLVGQAAVEKRQILLRDAPPGYLKIASGLGEAAPVNVIVMPILFEGRLLGVIELASFNPFTKISLDFLNQITEQIGVTVNTIAVNTRTEGLLLESQRLTAELSMRSAELEARQDELQHSNEELEEKAALLAQQNQDIQLKNSEIEQARQVLEERAEQLALSTRYKSEFLANMSHELRTPLNSLLILAKLLSDNAEGNLSPKQVEFAETIHGAGSDLLQLINDILDLSKVEAGKMDFRPTKIALVQLVDYVEATFRPLTADKGLDFAVRVSPELPVTLNTDEQRLQQVLRNLLSNAVKFTDSGAVELLIRPAGENVPPQIREQLREAGLIGDSTDTGADGERLIAFSVTDTGIGIPGNKLREIFEAFKQADGTTSRKYGGTGLGLSISREIARLLGGEIHAESELGRGSTFTLYLPLRDDHPRPVSDDPLSLGMAGGTGLPGVTGAGVGAYFSESPSAFSSDQAAGPSAPAGAGAGVPPALGSGAAAPALPAGNGSGGGQEAATAPAAEGSEGSEGSEGEADAGPPEDGAAASADGASGSEREPATGDNSPAEAWAEEVRAAAAERRRTRGPAISLPGQGSGGRGRSLSDYATPAAAPLGSDDSSGVFQGRFDGEKVLIVDDDIRNVFALTSVLETFGLTVLYAENGREGIEVLEQHEDVAVVLMDIMMPEMDGYATTEAIRRMPQFAGLPIIALTAKAMKGDKEKSLDAGASDHVTKPVDTDHLMAVMQHWLRERKA, encoded by the coding sequence ATGCGGGACGGCAACTTCCGCCGACGGCTCACGGTCCCCGGCGACAGCACCCTGGCCGAGATCGCCGCGGTCTTCAACGAGGTCGCCGAGCGCAACCAGCACCTCTCCGGGGAGCTCGCCCGGGTCCGCCGGGTGGTCGGCCGGGAGGGCCGGCTCTCCGAGCGGATGGACATCGGCGCCGGCGAGGGCGCCTGGGCCTCCGGAGTGGAGAACTGCAACGCCCTGATCGACGACCTGGCCAGGCCGATGGCCGAGGTCGGCCGGGTGCTCGGCTCGGTCGCGGAGGGCGACCTGGAGCAGCGGATGGAGCTGCGGGCGGTCGGCGCGGACGGCGAGAACCACCCGCTGCGCGGCGAATACCTGCGGATCGGCCGGACCGTGAACGGCCTGGTGGACTCGCTCTCCGAGTTCACCGACGAGGTGACCCGGGTGGCCATCGAGGTCGGCACCGAGGGCAAGCTCGGCGGCCAGGCCCGGGTGCGGAACATGTCGGGTTCCTGGAAGGACCTGACCGAGTCCGTCAACATGATGGCCAGCCGGCTGACCGACCAGGTCCGTGACATCGCCCACGTCACCACCGCGGTCGCCAACGGCGACCTCTCCCGCAAGGTGACGGTGCACGTCTCCGGCGAGATGGCGGAGCTGAAGAACACCGTCAACACCATGGTCGACCAGCTCTCCTCGTTCGCCTCCGAGGTGACCCGGGTGGCCCGCGAGGTGGGCACCGACGGGATCCTGGGCGGCCAGGCGACGGTCCCGGGGGTGGCCGGCACCTGGAAGGACCTCACCGACTCGGTGAACCTGATGGCCAGCAACCTGACCGACCAGGTCCGTGACATCGCCCACGTCACCACCGCGGTCGCCAACGGCGACCTGTCCCAGAAGATCACCGTGAACGCCCGCGGCGAGGTGGCCCGGCTGGCCACCACCGTGGACGGGATGACCGAGACCCTGCGGGTCTTCGCCGGCGAGGTCACCCGGGTGGCGACCGAGATCGGCGCCGAGGGCCGCCTCGGCGGCCAGGCCCGGGTGCCGGGCGCGGCAGGCGTCTGGAAGGACCTGACGGACTCCGTCAACACGGCCTTCCGGGACCTCACCGCTCAGGTCCGTGACATCGCCATGGTCACCACCGCGGTCGCCAACGGCGACCTGTCGCAGCAGGTCACGGTGGACGTGGCCGGCGAGATGCTGGAACTCAAGAACACCGTGAACACCATGGTCGACTCGCTGAGCGGCTTCGGCGACGAGGTCACCAGGGTGGCGAGGGAGATCGGGGTGGAGGGCCGCCTCGGCGGCCAGGCGCAGGTACCCGGCGTCGCCGGCACCTGGAAGGACCTGACGGACGCGGTGAACACCGCCTTCGCGGACCTGACCGGACAGGTCCGTGACATCGCCCGGGTCACCACCGCGGTCGCCAACGGCGACCTGTCGCAGCAGGTCACGGTGGACGTGGCCGGCGAGATGCTGGAACTCAAGAACACCGTGAACCGGATGGTCGGCCAGCTCTCCGACTTCGCCGACCAGGTCACCGGGGTGGCCCGGGACGTGGGCACCGAGGGGCGCCTCGGCGGACAGGCCCAGGTCTCCGGCGTCGCCGGCGTCTGGCGGGACCTCACCGACTCGGTGAACTTCATGGCCGCCAACCTGACCGACCAGGTCCGCAACATCGCCCAGGTGACCACCGCGGTCGCCAACGGCGACCTGTCGCAGAAGATCGACGTGGACGCCCGGGGCGAGATCCTGGAGCTGAAGAACACCGTCAACACGATGGTCGACCAGCTCTCCGCCTTCGCCGACCAGGTGACCAGGGTGGCCCGCGAGGTGGGCACCGACGGCATGCTGGGCGGCCAGGCCGCCGTGCCGGGCGTGGCCGGGGTCTGGAAGGACCTCACCGACAACGTCAACTCGATGGCCGGCAACCTGACCGACCAGGTGCGGAACATCGCCCAGGTGGCGACGGCGGTGGCGCGCGGCGACCTGTCGCAGAAGATCCAGGTGGACGCCCGGGGCGAGATCCTGGAGCTGAAGGACACCCTCAACACGATGGTGGACCAGCTCTCCTCGTTCGCGGACGAGGTGACCAGGGTGGCCATCGAGGTGGGCACCGACGGCATCCTCGGCGGTCAGGCCCAGGTCCCCGGCGTGGCCGGCACCTGGAAGGACCTCACCGAGTCGGTCAACACCATGGCCAACAACCTGACCTCGCAGGTCCGGAACATCGCCCAGGTGACCACGGCGGTCGCCAACGGCGACCTGTCGCAGAAGATCGACGTGGACGCCCGGGGCGAGATCCTGGAGCTGAAGAACACCCTCAACACCATGGTCGACCAGCTCTCGGTCTTCGCCGACGAGGTGACCCGGGTGGCCCGCGAGGTCGGCACCGACGGCATCCTGGGCGGCCAGGCCCGGGTGAAGGGCGTCTCCGGCACCTGGAAGGACCTCACCGAGAACGTCAACCTGATGGCGAACAACCTCACCAACCAGGTGCGGAACATCGCCGCGGTCTCCACGGCGGTCGCCAACGGCGACCTCTCCAAGAAGATCACCATCGAGGCCAAGGGCGAGGTGGCGGCGCTCGCCGACACCCTCAACACGATGGTCGACCAGCTCTCCGCCTGGGCGGACGAGGTGACCCGGGTGGCCCGCGAGGTGGGCACCGACGGGACGCTGGGCGGCCAGGCCAGGGTCGCCGGGGTCGGCGGCATCTGGAAGGACCTCACCGAGAACGTCAACCAGATGGCGAACAACCTCACCAACCAGGTGCGGAACATCGCCCAGGTGACGACCGCGGTGGCCAAGGGCGACCTGTCCAAGAAGATCGACGTGGACGCCCGCGGCGAGATCCTGGAGCTCAAGACCACCGTCAACACGATGGTGGACCAGCTGTCCGCGTTCGCCGACGAGGTCACCCGGGTCGCCCGCGAGGTGGGCACCGACGGGCGCCTCGGCGGCCAGGCCCGGGTCCCCGGCGTCGCCGGCACCTGGCAGGACCTCACCGAGTCCGTGAACGAACTGGCCGGGAACCTCACCCGGCAGGTGCGCGCGATCGCCCAGGTCGCCACCGCGGTGACCCGCGGCGACCTGAGCCTCCGCATCGACGTTGAGGCCTCCGGAGAGCTCGACGAGCTCAAGGAGAACATCAACCAGATGATCGCCAACCTGCGCGAGACCACCCGGACCAACCAGGAGCAGGACTGGCTGAAGACCAACCTGGCCCGGATCTCCGGTCTGATGCAGGGCCGCCGGGACCTGGAGGCGGTCGCCGCGCTGATCATGAGCGAGCTCACCCCGGTGGTCTCGGCCCAGCACGGCGCCTTCTTCCTCGCCCAACCCGCCAACCGGGCCTCGGAGTTGGTGCCGGACGGCGGCGGGGACGACGGCGAGGACGTCGTCCTCCGGCTGATCGGCTCCTACGGCTACCAGCGGCGGGCCATGCCGACCACCTTCCGGCCCGGCGAGTCCCTGGTCGGGCAGGCCGCCGTGGAGAAGCGGCAGATCCTGCTGCGGGACGCGCCGCCCGGATACCTGAAGATCGCGTCCGGGCTTGGCGAGGCCGCGCCGGTCAACGTGATCGTGATGCCGATCCTCTTCGAGGGCCGGCTGCTGGGGGTGATCGAGCTCGCCTCGTTCAACCCCTTCACCAAGATCAGCCTGGACTTCCTCAACCAGATCACCGAGCAGATCGGCGTCACCGTCAACACCATCGCGGTGAACACCAGGACCGAGGGCCTGCTGCTGGAGTCCCAGCGGCTGACCGCCGAACTCTCCATGCGGTCCGCCGAGTTGGAGGCCCGGCAGGACGAGCTCCAGCACTCCAACGAGGAGCTGGAGGAGAAGGCGGCGCTGCTCGCCCAGCAGAACCAGGACATCCAGCTCAAGAACTCCGAGATCGAGCAGGCCCGCCAGGTGCTGGAGGAGCGCGCCGAGCAGCTCGCCCTCTCCACCCGGTACAAGAGCGAGTTCCTGGCCAACATGTCGCACGAGCTGCGCACCCCGCTCAACTCGCTGCTCATCCTGGCCAAGCTGCTCAGCGACAACGCCGAGGGCAACCTCTCGCCCAAGCAGGTCGAGTTCGCCGAGACCATCCACGGCGCCGGCTCCGACCTCCTGCAGCTGATCAACGACATCCTGGACCTCAGCAAGGTCGAGGCCGGGAAGATGGACTTCCGGCCGACCAAGATCGCGCTGGTCCAGCTGGTCGACTACGTCGAGGCGACCTTCCGGCCGCTCACCGCGGACAAGGGCCTCGACTTCGCGGTCCGGGTCTCGCCCGAGCTGCCGGTCACCCTCAACACCGACGAGCAGCGGCTCCAGCAGGTGCTGCGCAACCTGCTGTCCAACGCGGTGAAGTTCACCGACTCGGGAGCCGTCGAACTCCTCATCCGGCCGGCAGGCGAGAACGTGCCGCCGCAGATCAGGGAGCAGCTGCGGGAGGCCGGCCTGATCGGCGACAGCACCGACACGGGCGCTGACGGCGAGCGGTTGATCGCCTTCTCGGTGACGGACACCGGGATCGGCATCCCCGGCAACAAGCTGCGGGAGATCTTCGAGGCCTTCAAGCAGGCCGACGGCACCACCAGCCGGAAGTACGGCGGAACCGGCCTCGGCCTCTCGATCAGCCGGGAGATCGCCCGGCTGCTGGGCGGCGAGATCCACGCGGAGAGCGAGCTGGGCCGCGGCTCCACCTTCACCCTCTACCTGCCGCTGCGGGACGACCACCCGCGCCCGGTCTCGGACGACCCGCTGTCCCTCGGGATGGCCGGCGGCACCGGGCTGCCCGGGGTGACCGGGGCCGGCGTGGGGGCGTACTTCTCCGAGTCGCCGTCCGCGTTCTCCTCGGACCAGGCGGCCGGGCCGTCCGCGCCGGCCGGTGCCGGTGCCGGCGTCCCGCCGGCGCTGGGCAGCGGGGCCGCCGCCCCGGCGCTGCCCGCCGGGAACGGAAGCGGCGGGGGCCAGGAGGCCGCCACCGCGCCTGCCGCGGAGGGCTCGGAGGGCTCGGAGGGCTCGGAGGGAGAGGCGGACGCAGGCCCGCCGGAGGACGGCGCCGCCGCGTCGGCCGACGGGGCGTCGGGCTCCGAGCGCGAGCCGGCGACCGGGGACAACTCCCCGGCCGAGGCCTGGGCGGAGGAGGTGCGGGCCGCGGCCGCCGAGCGGCGGCGCACCCGCGGACCGGCCATCTCGCTGCCCGGCCAGGGCAGCGGAGGCCGCGGCCGCAGCCTCAGCGACTATGCGACGCCGGCCGCCGCGCCGCTCGGCTCGGACGACTCGTCCGGGGTCTTCCAAGGCCGGTTCGACGGCGAGAAGGTGCTCATCGTCGACGACGACATCCGCAACGTCTTCGCGCTGACCAGCGTGCTGGAGACGTTCGGCCTGACCGTCCTCTACGCGGAGAACGGCCGGGAGGGCATCGAGGTGCTGGAGCAGCACGAGGACGTGGCCGTCGTGCTGATGGACATCATGATGCCGGAGATGGACGGCTACGCGACGACGGAGGCGATCCGGCGGATGCCGCAGTTCGCCGGGCTGCCGATCATCGCCCTCACCGCCAAGGCGATGAAGGGCGACAAGGAGAAGAGCCTGGACGCCGGCGCCTCGGACCACGTCACCAAGCCGGTGGACACCGACCACCTGATGGCCGTGATGCAGCACTGGCTGCGCGAGCGGAAGGCCTGA